Proteins encoded by one window of Bacillus rossius redtenbacheri isolate Brsri chromosome 3, Brsri_v3, whole genome shotgun sequence:
- the LOC134530663 gene encoding 5-formyltetrahydrofolate cyclo-ligase isoform X1, which produces MQLTQTVTGYMKSSYLVQFVFALSNMTVKERKVELRKIMNSVLNELKPKDIEMQSKVVTEKVLQHPKYIEAKSVSVYLSFDKEIDTNALVRDIFKTGKICYIPRFKKGFKEMEMVQLYSLEDYGNLPVNKFNIKQPADDEQRPSVFDAGTLDVILNPGLAFTKDGKRLGRGKGYYDKFLGKCARELNTRPTTLALAFKEQIVSDIPTTDTDIMMDYVLYEDGRVE; this is translated from the exons ATGCAATTAACACAAACAGTAACTGGCTACATGAAGAGCAGTTATCTAGTGCAGTTTGTCTTCGCACTTTCGAACATGACGGTTAAGGAACGGAAAGTAGAACTCCGGAAGATTATGAACTCAGTTCTTAACGAGCTTAAACCAAAGGATATTGAGATGCAGTCTAAAGTGGTCACAGAAAAG GTTCTACAGCATCCAAAGTACATTGAGGCAAAGTCAGTCTCTGTGTATCTGAGCTTCGATAAAGAGATTGATACCAATGCACTTGTGCGAGATATATTCAAAACTGGTAAAATCTGCTACATCCCAAG ATTCAAGAAAGGATTCAAAGAAATGGAGATGGTACAACTGTATTCCCTTGAGGATTACGGCAACTTGCCGGTCAATAAATTCAACATCAAACAGCCGGCTGATGATGAGCAGAGACCCAGCGTATTTGACGCAG GAAccttggacgtcatcttgaatcCAGGATTAGCATTCACAAAAGATGGGAAGAGGCTAGGAAGAGGAAAAGGATATTACGACAAGTTTCTAGGAAAATGTGCACGGGAACTGAACACACGTCCCACCACACTGGCACTTGCCTTTAAAGAACAAATAGTTTCCGACATCCCTACTACAGATACAGACATCATGATGGATTATGTGTTGTATGAAGATGGAAGAGTTGAATAA
- the LOC134530663 gene encoding 5-formyltetrahydrofolate cyclo-ligase isoform X2: MLQLNGFCCKRITFVRSNELQPTSVAALPTVLQHPKYIEAKSVSVYLSFDKEIDTNALVRDIFKTGKICYIPRFKKGFKEMEMVQLYSLEDYGNLPVNKFNIKQPADDEQRPSVFDAGTLDVILNPGLAFTKDGKRLGRGKGYYDKFLGKCARELNTRPTTLALAFKEQIVSDIPTTDTDIMMDYVLYEDGRVE, encoded by the exons ATGTTGCAGCTGAACGGTTTTTGTTGCAAAAGAATAACTTTTGTTCGTTCCAATGAGTTGCAGCCAACGAGCGTTGCAGCACTTCCGACG GTTCTACAGCATCCAAAGTACATTGAGGCAAAGTCAGTCTCTGTGTATCTGAGCTTCGATAAAGAGATTGATACCAATGCACTTGTGCGAGATATATTCAAAACTGGTAAAATCTGCTACATCCCAAG ATTCAAGAAAGGATTCAAAGAAATGGAGATGGTACAACTGTATTCCCTTGAGGATTACGGCAACTTGCCGGTCAATAAATTCAACATCAAACAGCCGGCTGATGATGAGCAGAGACCCAGCGTATTTGACGCAG GAAccttggacgtcatcttgaatcCAGGATTAGCATTCACAAAAGATGGGAAGAGGCTAGGAAGAGGAAAAGGATATTACGACAAGTTTCTAGGAAAATGTGCACGGGAACTGAACACACGTCCCACCACACTGGCACTTGCCTTTAAAGAACAAATAGTTTCCGACATCCCTACTACAGATACAGACATCATGATGGATTATGTGTTGTATGAAGATGGAAGAGTTGAATAA